Proteins found in one Fundidesulfovibrio terrae genomic segment:
- a CDS encoding HDOD domain-containing protein, which yields MWDILAVLLGLTGLALAVKLVMDRRARTRRDKANTPFFQDPHQEDMSLGEVDAGHETMWADYFRGDGGVMVAKRGLDVETEAWREQLSARLELLFSGRPPEERQPELTLDGVRPALLQVLGRRNEILRSFETGYAVLASLGDPNIRLSELSRIITDNPSLSGKVLKCVNSPYFGLRGAVSSIPTAILILGMVNLRNIIYRAHMVQLVDIEDPRLKLFFNQLWEHLTFTSVCCSHVAPAFDGVNPGTLFTMGLLHDIGRFVIATSPLVDRGQDQTLAYDQRFSIEDENELFGINHALAGKLLATRWNFPDRISAGLEHHHSPAWTECQTLGLDSATLRHLTALYVADKLAGVFASGTEEPADPLNISYHHMVDRERLEAAVLSPALARDIKKAQEMALRTARAEE from the coding sequence ATGTGGGATATCCTGGCCGTCTTGCTCGGCCTGACCGGACTGGCGCTCGCCGTGAAGCTCGTCATGGACCGGCGCGCACGAACGCGCCGGGATAAGGCCAACACCCCGTTCTTCCAAGACCCCCACCAGGAGGACATGTCCCTGGGAGAGGTCGACGCCGGGCACGAGACCATGTGGGCCGACTATTTCCGGGGGGACGGCGGCGTCATGGTGGCCAAGCGCGGCCTGGACGTGGAGACCGAGGCTTGGCGCGAACAGCTGTCGGCCCGCCTGGAGCTTCTCTTCAGCGGCCGCCCTCCGGAGGAGCGGCAGCCGGAACTCACCCTGGACGGCGTGCGCCCCGCCCTGCTGCAGGTGCTCGGGCGGCGCAACGAAATCCTCAGGAGCTTCGAAACGGGATACGCCGTCCTTGCGTCCCTGGGCGACCCCAACATCAGGCTCTCGGAGCTGTCACGCATCATCACGGACAATCCGAGCCTCTCGGGCAAGGTTCTCAAGTGCGTGAACTCGCCCTACTTCGGCCTGCGCGGCGCGGTCAGCTCCATTCCCACGGCCATCCTGATCCTGGGAATGGTCAACCTGCGCAACATCATATACCGCGCGCACATGGTCCAACTGGTGGACATCGAGGACCCAAGGCTGAAGCTCTTCTTCAACCAACTCTGGGAGCACCTGACTTTCACCAGCGTATGCTGCTCGCACGTGGCGCCGGCCTTCGACGGCGTGAACCCCGGCACCCTCTTCACCATGGGGCTCCTGCACGACATCGGGCGGTTCGTCATCGCCACCTCGCCGTTGGTGGACCGAGGCCAGGACCAGACCCTGGCCTACGACCAGCGATTCTCCATCGAGGACGAGAACGAGTTGTTCGGGATCAACCATGCCCTGGCCGGGAAGCTGCTCGCCACGCGGTGGAACTTTCCGGACCGCATCTCCGCCGGGCTTGAGCACCACCACTCACCGGCCTGGACGGAATGCCAGACGCTGGGGCTCGACTCCGCCACCCTGCGCCACCTGACGGCCCTGTACGTGGCGGACAAGCTGGCTGGCGTGTTCGCATCCGGCACGGAAGAACCCGCGGATCCGCTCAACATCTCATACCACCACATGGTGGACAGAGAGCGTCTCGAAGCGGCCGTCCTGAGCCCAGCCCTGGCCCGGGACATCAAGAAGGCCCAGGAGATGGCCCTGCGCACGGCCCGCGCGGAGGAGTGA
- a CDS encoding YchJ family protein, which translates to MNENDPCPCGSGLELSACCGPIVAGTRPAPTAEALMRSRYTAYVLCDVDHLKRSLDQRWHATFDVDGSREWSEKATWKGLTILSTKAGAEGDEEGEVEFVASFEMDGEEQQLRERSRFRKRAGEWRYLDGKVKSTNEPVVASGPKVGRNDPCPCGSGKKFKKCCG; encoded by the coding sequence ATGAACGAAAACGATCCCTGTCCTTGCGGCTCCGGCCTTGAATTGTCCGCCTGCTGCGGCCCCATCGTCGCGGGCACGCGCCCGGCCCCCACTGCCGAGGCCCTCATGCGCTCGCGCTACACCGCCTACGTGCTGTGCGACGTGGACCACCTGAAACGCTCGCTGGACCAGCGCTGGCACGCCACCTTCGATGTGGATGGCTCGCGTGAGTGGTCCGAGAAGGCCACGTGGAAGGGGCTGACCATCCTCTCCACCAAGGCCGGGGCCGAGGGCGACGAGGAGGGCGAGGTGGAGTTCGTGGCCAGCTTCGAGATGGACGGCGAGGAGCAGCAACTGCGCGAGCGCTCCCGCTTCCGCAAGCGGGCTGGCGAGTGGCGCTATCTGGACGGTAAGGTCAAGTCCACCAACGAGCCCGTGGTGGCGTCCGGCCCCAAGGTGGGCCGCAACGATCCCTGCCCCTGCGGCAGCGGCAAGAAGTTCAAGAAGTGCTGCGGCTGA
- a CDS encoding fused MFS/spermidine synthase gives MLELVVFLCGAVVMVIELAATRVLAPALGTSTVVWTSIIGVILAAMALGYWWGGRLADRRPSPKALSLVILGASVCTGLIGFSRSFVVEMIQASGSGLHFGSVQAVALLFAPPATLLGMVAPFAARIRMTDCARAGSTVGRLYALSTLGSIAGTFAGGFFLISYFGSVTILFLLAAVLAGASILCHVGKWPLKASVGLAFAALYLLAAVENRAQAASGMVDVDTPYQRVLVYPSLDFSTGRPMRALSTGPEGVQGGVYPDDPDALALNYTRYLSLAEHLAPDMRRVLVLGGGAFAMPKYVLARHEQATVDVVELDPGITKLARAHFFLPESPRLRILHEDARTFLNTNGARYDVIVEDVFNSAASIPFHLATVETVRRLYDALEDDGVLVVNTIAALDGPKSRLYKSFFATYASVFPQVHSLRAWTASPETQPQNILLFCFKNTAPRQWTSADAAVQARLERRLDPPDTAGALVLSDDFAPVERYLTGW, from the coding sequence ATGCTCGAACTGGTGGTTTTTCTCTGCGGCGCGGTGGTGATGGTCATCGAGCTTGCCGCCACGCGGGTGCTCGCGCCCGCCCTCGGCACGTCCACGGTGGTCTGGACCAGCATCATCGGGGTGATCCTGGCGGCCATGGCCCTGGGCTATTGGTGGGGCGGACGCCTGGCCGACCGACGGCCGTCGCCCAAAGCCCTGTCCCTGGTCATCCTGGGAGCCTCGGTCTGCACGGGGCTCATCGGCTTCTCGCGCTCCTTCGTGGTGGAGATGATCCAGGCGTCGGGCAGCGGGCTGCATTTCGGGTCGGTGCAGGCCGTGGCGCTTCTTTTCGCCCCGCCAGCCACGCTGCTCGGCATGGTTGCCCCTTTCGCCGCGCGCATCCGCATGACCGACTGCGCCCGGGCCGGCAGCACCGTGGGCAGGCTCTATGCCCTGTCCACCCTGGGCAGCATCGCGGGCACCTTCGCTGGCGGTTTCTTCCTCATCTCTTATTTCGGCAGCGTCACCATCCTGTTTTTGCTGGCGGCGGTGTTGGCCGGGGCATCCATCCTCTGCCACGTCGGGAAATGGCCGCTCAAGGCGTCGGTCGGACTGGCCTTCGCCGCCCTGTACCTGCTGGCCGCAGTGGAGAATCGCGCCCAGGCGGCGTCCGGCATGGTGGACGTGGACACTCCCTACCAGCGCGTGCTGGTCTATCCCTCGCTGGATTTCAGCACAGGACGGCCCATGCGGGCCCTCTCCACAGGCCCCGAAGGCGTCCAGGGCGGTGTCTATCCCGACGATCCGGACGCCCTGGCCCTCAACTATACCCGCTACCTCAGCCTGGCCGAGCACTTAGCGCCGGACATGCGCCGCGTGCTGGTACTGGGGGGCGGGGCCTTCGCCATGCCCAAATATGTACTGGCCCGCCACGAACAGGCCACGGTGGACGTGGTGGAGTTGGACCCCGGCATCACGAAGCTGGCCAGGGCCCATTTCTTCCTCCCGGAGAGCCCCCGGCTTCGCATTCTCCACGAGGACGCCCGAACCTTCCTCAATACCAACGGCGCGCGCTACGACGTCATCGTGGAGGACGTGTTCAATTCGGCAGCATCCATCCCCTTCCATCTGGCCACGGTTGAGACGGTGCGACGCCTCTACGACGCCCTGGAGGACGACGGCGTACTGGTGGTGAATACCATCGCCGCTCTGGACGGGCCGAAATCCAGGCTTTACAAATCCTTCTTCGCCACATACGCGAGCGTGTTCCCGCAGGTGCACTCCCTGCGCGCCTGGACCGCGTCACCCGAGACGCAGCCGCAGAACATCCTGCTGTTCTGTTTCAAGAACACGGCTCCCAGGCAGTGGACCAGCGCCGACGCGGCCGTACAGGCCAGGCTCGAAAGAAGACTCGATCCCCCGGACACCGCCGGGGCGCTGGTCCTGTCCGACGATTTCGCACCCGTAGAACGCTATCTAACCGGTTGGTGA
- the prmC gene encoding peptide chain release factor N(5)-glutamine methyltransferase, which yields MTKQPTVRDILLKTEAYLRDKNVDSPRLSAQILLSKGLGTNRMGLFLDMDRPLREEELVALRPLVARRGRGEPVAYITGEREFFSMAFEVTPDVLIPRPETEMVVEEALRLFPKEGELSFADLGTGSGCLAVTLAAQFPASRGVALDASPAALAVARANAVRHEVQDRLEFVEADFSGLDAPAGGFGLIVSNPPYVSEEEYAALSPEVSGFEPKSALVPRGGGGTGLEAYPVVVASAWKALAPGGVLMLEIGWKQGPDVKYLLEADPFGFEGVAVLPDLAGNDRVVLGRKPGEPGST from the coding sequence ATGACCAAGCAGCCAACCGTCCGCGACATCCTTCTCAAGACCGAAGCCTATCTGCGCGACAAGAACGTCGATTCGCCGCGCCTGTCGGCCCAGATACTCCTGTCCAAAGGGCTGGGCACCAACCGCATGGGCCTTTTCCTGGATATGGACCGGCCTCTCAGGGAAGAGGAACTGGTCGCCCTGCGCCCCCTGGTGGCCCGACGGGGCAGGGGGGAGCCGGTGGCCTACATCACGGGCGAGCGCGAGTTTTTCAGCATGGCCTTCGAGGTGACGCCGGACGTCCTTATCCCCAGGCCTGAAACGGAGATGGTCGTGGAGGAGGCCCTGCGCCTGTTCCCCAAGGAGGGCGAGCTCTCCTTCGCCGACCTGGGCACGGGTTCGGGCTGCCTGGCTGTAACGCTCGCGGCGCAGTTCCCCGCCTCGCGGGGCGTGGCCCTGGACGCGAGCCCCGCCGCCCTGGCCGTGGCCCGGGCCAACGCCGTCCGCCATGAGGTCCAGGACAGGCTGGAATTCGTCGAGGCGGATTTTTCTGGACTGGATGCCCCGGCGGGCGGGTTCGGGCTCATCGTCTCCAATCCCCCCTATGTGAGCGAGGAGGAATACGCCGCGCTGTCGCCCGAGGTGTCCGGCTTCGAACCGAAATCCGCCCTGGTGCCCCGGGGCGGGGGGGGCACCGGCCTGGAAGCCTACCCGGTCGTGGTGGCGAGCGCCTGGAAGGCCCTGGCCCCCGGCGGCGTGCTCATGCTGGAGATAGGGTGGAAGCAGGGGCCTGACGTGAAGTACCTGCTGGAGGCGGACCCTTTCGGGTTCGAGGGCGTGGCCGTGCTGCCCGACCTGGCCGGAAACGACCGGGTGGTGCTGGGGCGCAAGCCGGGCGAGCCCGGGAGCACCTGA
- a CDS encoding two-component regulator propeller domain-containing protein, with translation MGTTLQFCRSAFPTRYPFSRPQLFRQAAGWLLLALALLILPGNGLAESRFIPRFQHFGVEDGLSQSSAVCLAQDREGFLWIGTYSGLNRYDGYTFKVYPGGQDSPGSLPDSNIRALTVDDAGTLWVGTRSGGLCRYDRATDSFVSYTHDPSNQSGIPSNEVHAIHQDSRGVIRVATAAGLAEFQKSTGSFRLVPVAQGKAGGEIMAIAEDELGQVWAASHRVVYRLDQAKGALVSIVDEKLSKILANAQISQIFPEGNNILWIVSDVIGLFRLDLSTGAFEQHLPGVGVFRLARDKWGAVWAATSKGVGRLMENGSGRRFELFGHNPYDPDSISQDDVISLLEDRSGILWAGTYSGGLNKLVTGSRWFASYRHIPGDAGSLPGKEVSAVWLGRDGSLWVGLRYEGLARLGRDRKLAQHFRNDPANPSSLGENQVNCVMEDSKGRIWVGTVENGISILDRATGKFSHFRHDPANPETLSQDKIWWLFEDSSGIVWAGTSKGGLNRIDPDTGKVKRYLNDPKNPSSLSHDRVRHVMQTRDGALWIGTNAGLNRFDPATQTFTCWRHNPKNPESLSNDRVTPILEDPSGALWVGTDNGLNRFDPASGTCRRYLERDGLADDGIQGLAMDAKGLLWMSTFKGISRLDPATGEIRNYSRRDGLAGVEFYMNAFHKGANGEMFFGSFSGLNAFQPSEVMPNRHAPATALSGLYVNNHPSEPAGGPGRYSVVLKPSDQSLTFEFAAMDFTNPHKNRYAYMLDGFETGWVDAGTTHRASYTNLDPGQYRFLVKACNDEGYWNEKVLEIAVTVIPPFWRTLWFKGLMVLAAVGSLYAVFSLRLNALKARRRELEDTVASQTASLRVEIEERVKAEAELRDSQQSFQAIFQYSPVAVAISSVHDNRILQVNNAFCSLTGFPAEEILGRTGSELGIWQDTSARRMMLDEVMASRVVLNRELGMISRDGRQTHALCSAALIDVFNEPCVLWLVSDISDRKVLELKLIDARERAEAANRAKSDFLANVSHEIRSPMNAVLGLTELALRRNPPEDMRKYLAKISSASHVLLGVINDLLDLSKIEAGKMELSLARFDLQTILDRVSDIYVSKAREKGVEFSVDILEGTPTDLVGDGLRLEQILINLVGNAVKFTSAGVVTVEVSGTLDGQGRTELTFTVRDTGIGMSPEQLGRVFKPFVQADTSTSRRFGGTGLGLSIVSKLVEMLGGRITARSTPGSGSTFVFIVPFALVGPGAMDSAGHAEDSSGLEGVRALVVDDNALNRELTFELLKMAGVESKTASGGHEALAMLEEEDFDVALLDVQMPVMDGYELSRAIREQRAGRPMILLALTAHGMSGDRERCLEAGMDGYLTKPIMPDVLFAALKKHLGRGGEAKA, from the coding sequence ATGGGGACGACATTGCAGTTTTGCAGATCAGCCTTTCCGACCCGCTACCCGTTTTCGCGGCCCCAGCTCTTCCGGCAGGCTGCGGGTTGGCTCCTGCTCGCGCTGGCGCTTCTCATCCTGCCCGGAAACGGGCTTGCCGAATCCCGCTTCATTCCCAGATTCCAGCATTTCGGGGTGGAGGACGGACTTTCCCAGTCCTCCGCCGTCTGCCTGGCCCAGGATCGCGAGGGTTTTCTCTGGATAGGAACCTACTCGGGCCTCAACCGCTACGACGGATACACCTTCAAGGTGTATCCGGGCGGCCAGGACAGTCCCGGATCGCTCCCTGACAGCAACATCCGTGCTCTGACCGTGGACGACGCGGGGACCCTCTGGGTGGGCACCAGGAGCGGCGGCCTCTGCCGCTACGACCGCGCCACCGACTCCTTCGTCAGCTACACCCACGACCCCTCCAATCAGTCGGGCATTCCCAGCAACGAGGTCCACGCCATCCATCAGGACAGCCGGGGCGTCATCCGGGTGGCCACCGCGGCTGGACTGGCCGAATTCCAGAAGAGCACCGGATCCTTCCGCCTGGTCCCCGTCGCCCAGGGCAAGGCCGGGGGCGAAATCATGGCCATCGCCGAGGACGAGCTGGGGCAGGTGTGGGCCGCGTCGCACAGGGTGGTCTACCGCCTGGACCAGGCCAAGGGGGCGCTGGTTTCCATCGTTGACGAGAAGCTGTCCAAAATCCTGGCGAACGCCCAGATCAGCCAGATATTCCCTGAAGGCAACAACATCCTCTGGATCGTCAGCGACGTCATCGGGCTCTTCAGGCTGGACTTGTCCACGGGGGCGTTCGAGCAGCATCTGCCTGGAGTGGGAGTCTTCAGGCTGGCGCGAGACAAATGGGGGGCCGTCTGGGCCGCCACCAGCAAGGGGGTGGGCCGGCTCATGGAGAACGGCTCCGGGAGGCGGTTCGAGCTCTTCGGCCACAATCCCTACGACCCCGACTCCATCAGCCAGGACGATGTGATCTCCCTGCTCGAGGACCGGTCGGGCATCCTGTGGGCGGGCACCTATTCCGGCGGGCTCAACAAGCTGGTCACGGGATCGCGCTGGTTCGCATCGTACCGGCACATCCCGGGCGACGCCGGCAGCCTGCCCGGCAAGGAAGTGAGCGCCGTGTGGCTGGGGCGGGACGGAAGCCTGTGGGTGGGCCTGCGCTATGAGGGACTGGCCAGACTCGGCCGCGACCGAAAGCTCGCCCAGCATTTCCGCAATGACCCCGCGAATCCGTCCAGCCTGGGAGAGAACCAGGTCAACTGCGTCATGGAGGACTCCAAAGGACGCATCTGGGTCGGCACGGTGGAGAACGGCATAAGCATCCTGGACAGGGCCACGGGCAAGTTTTCCCACTTCCGGCACGACCCGGCCAACCCCGAGACCCTGAGCCAGGACAAGATCTGGTGGCTGTTCGAGGACTCCTCCGGCATCGTCTGGGCCGGAACGAGCAAGGGCGGCCTCAACCGCATCGATCCGGACACGGGCAAGGTCAAGCGGTACCTGAATGATCCCAAGAATCCGTCCAGCCTGAGCCATGACCGCGTCCGCCACGTCATGCAGACCCGCGACGGGGCGCTCTGGATCGGCACCAACGCGGGCCTGAACCGCTTCGATCCAGCCACCCAGACATTCACCTGCTGGCGGCACAACCCCAAGAATCCGGAAAGCCTCTCCAACGACCGGGTCACGCCCATCCTGGAGGACCCCTCCGGAGCGCTCTGGGTGGGAACGGACAACGGCCTGAACCGCTTCGATCCCGCCAGCGGAACATGCAGGCGCTACCTCGAGCGGGACGGGCTGGCCGACGACGGTATCCAGGGCTTGGCCATGGACGCCAAGGGCCTGCTCTGGATGAGCACCTTCAAGGGCATATCGCGCCTCGATCCCGCCACCGGCGAGATCAGGAACTACTCCCGCCGCGACGGACTGGCCGGGGTGGAATTCTACATGAACGCCTTCCACAAGGGGGCCAACGGGGAGATGTTCTTCGGGAGCTTCTCCGGACTCAACGCCTTCCAGCCTTCCGAAGTCATGCCCAACCGGCACGCGCCCGCGACGGCTCTCTCCGGCCTGTACGTGAACAACCATCCCAGCGAACCTGCCGGCGGGCCGGGCCGGTATTCAGTGGTGCTCAAACCCAGCGACCAGAGCCTCACCTTCGAGTTCGCGGCCATGGATTTCACCAATCCCCACAAGAACCGCTACGCGTATATGCTCGACGGCTTCGAAACCGGCTGGGTGGACGCCGGGACCACGCACCGGGCCAGCTACACCAACCTCGACCCGGGCCAGTACCGCTTCCTGGTGAAAGCCTGCAACGACGAGGGCTACTGGAACGAGAAAGTGCTCGAGATCGCCGTCACGGTGATCCCTCCCTTCTGGAGGACCCTGTGGTTCAAGGGCCTGATGGTTCTCGCCGCCGTGGGGTCCCTGTACGCCGTGTTCTCCCTGCGCTTGAACGCCCTCAAGGCCCGGCGCAGGGAACTGGAAGACACCGTGGCCAGCCAGACCGCATCGCTGCGTGTCGAAATCGAGGAACGCGTCAAGGCCGAGGCTGAACTGCGCGACAGCCAGCAGAGCTTCCAGGCCATCTTCCAGTACAGCCCCGTGGCCGTGGCCATCTCTTCCGTCCACGACAACCGCATCCTGCAGGTCAACAACGCGTTCTGCTCCCTGACCGGCTTTCCGGCCGAGGAGATACTGGGGCGGACGGGGTCCGAACTGGGCATCTGGCAGGACACTTCCGCACGCAGGATGATGCTCGATGAAGTCATGGCCAGCCGGGTGGTGCTCAACCGCGAGTTGGGCATGATCTCCCGGGACGGCCGCCAGACCCATGCGCTGTGTTCGGCGGCATTGATCGACGTGTTCAACGAGCCGTGCGTGCTCTGGCTTGTTTCGGACATCTCGGACCGCAAGGTGCTCGAACTCAAGCTCATCGACGCGCGCGAGCGGGCCGAGGCTGCCAACCGGGCCAAGAGCGACTTCCTGGCCAACGTCAGCCATGAGATACGCTCGCCCATGAACGCGGTCCTGGGGCTCACGGAGCTGGCGCTTCGCCGCAACCCGCCTGAGGACATGCGCAAGTACCTCGCGAAGATATCCTCGGCCAGCCACGTGCTGCTGGGCGTCATCAACGACCTCCTGGATCTTTCCAAGATCGAGGCGGGGAAGATGGAGCTGAGCCTGGCCCGGTTCGACCTGCAAACCATCCTGGATCGGGTGTCGGACATCTACGTGTCCAAGGCGCGCGAGAAGGGCGTGGAATTCTCCGTGGACATTCTCGAAGGCACCCCCACGGACCTGGTGGGCGACGGCCTGCGGCTGGAGCAGATACTCATCAACCTGGTGGGCAACGCGGTGAAGTTCACCTCCGCCGGGGTCGTGACCGTCGAAGTCTCCGGAACCCTGGACGGGCAGGGCCGGACGGAGCTGACCTTCACGGTGCGCGACACCGGCATCGGCATGTCCCCGGAACAGCTCGGCCGTGTCTTCAAGCCTTTCGTTCAGGCCGACACCTCCACCTCCCGCCGTTTCGGCGGCACCGGACTGGGGCTTTCCATCGTCTCCAAGCTGGTGGAGATGCTTGGTGGAAGGATAACCGCCCGGAGCACACCCGGGTCCGGCAGCACCTTCGTCTTTATCGTTCCTTTCGCCCTGGTGGGCCCTGGCGCGATGGACAGCGCGGGCCATGCTGAAGACTCCTCCGGACTCGAGGGAGTGCGCGCCCTGGTCGTCGACGACAACGCCCTCAACCGCGAACTGACCTTCGAGCTGCTCAAGATGGCCGGTGTCGAATCCAAGACCGCCTCCGGCGGGCATGAGGCCCTGGCCATGCTCGAGGAGGAGGACTTCGACGTGGCCCTGCTCGACGTGCAGATGCCGGTCATGGACGGGTACGAGCTGTCGCGGGCCATCCGGGAGCAGCGCGCCGGACGTCCCATGATCCTCCTGGCCCTGACGGCGCACGGCATGTCCGGCGACAGGGAGCGCTGTCTGGAGGCCGGAATGGACGGCTACCTCACCAAGCCGATCATGCCCGACGTCCTGTTCGCGGCCTTGAAAAAGCACCTCGGCCGGGGCGGAGAAGCCAAAGCCTGA
- a CDS encoding SulP family inorganic anion transporter — protein sequence MERSMTGGREKFAWPVPKLFKVLRRGLSAQDVSKDLLAGLTVGVVALPLAMAFAIASHVGPEKGLFTAIVAGFLISFLGGSRFAVGGPTGAFVVIIAGVVDRHGYQGLVLTTLMAGAILLVMGLAKLGKLIKFIPYPVTTGFTSGIAVLIFFSQLTDFLGLKLEHVPAEFVPKVALLASSLGSIDLSTAGIGFISLGAILLARRFFPRIPAPVFGVAVGAVTAAAFNLPVETIGTRFGGIPSELPSLVVPSLDWASLRALMPDAMTIALLAGIESLLCCVVSDGMTGDRHDSSMELLAQGTANIASVLFGGIPATGAVARTVTSIKSGAVSPVAGCIHAVVLVVFVLAAAPVASAIPLSSLAAVLLVVAYDMSEYRKFARLLRAPRSDVAVLVTTFALTVLIDLTVAVYVGVLLAALLFMRRMSEMTEICSCSLPQSDNLDERVRMADISAGGEDAAYSKESCPLPTGQSLLEEGIQVYEIDGPFFFGIADRFQDILDVVSGKPRVFILDVSHAQTIDSTGVNALEGFVKKCKSRGIELYLAGDRDHFKATLQRFGTDVLIGWDHMVDSVAEALLIASYKGRYDARKDGPAAQA from the coding sequence TTGGAACGCAGCATGACTGGCGGGCGCGAGAAGTTTGCTTGGCCCGTACCGAAATTGTTCAAGGTTTTACGCAGGGGGCTTTCCGCCCAGGATGTCTCGAAAGACCTTTTGGCCGGACTCACCGTGGGCGTGGTGGCCCTGCCCCTGGCCATGGCCTTCGCCATCGCCTCCCACGTGGGGCCGGAAAAGGGTCTATTCACGGCCATCGTCGCCGGTTTCCTCATTTCGTTCCTGGGCGGCTCTCGCTTCGCGGTGGGCGGGCCGACCGGCGCGTTCGTGGTCATCATCGCGGGCGTGGTGGACAGGCACGGATACCAGGGGCTGGTGCTGACCACGCTCATGGCCGGCGCCATCCTTCTGGTCATGGGGCTGGCCAAGCTCGGCAAGCTCATCAAGTTCATCCCCTATCCCGTGACCACGGGCTTCACCAGCGGCATCGCCGTGCTCATCTTCTTCAGCCAGCTGACTGATTTCCTGGGCCTCAAGTTGGAGCACGTCCCGGCCGAGTTCGTGCCCAAGGTGGCCCTGTTGGCCTCCTCGCTGGGCTCGATCGACCTCTCGACGGCGGGCATCGGTTTCATTTCGCTCGGAGCCATCCTGCTGGCCCGGCGCTTCTTCCCCAGGATACCGGCCCCTGTGTTCGGCGTGGCCGTGGGCGCGGTGACGGCCGCAGCCTTCAACCTGCCGGTGGAGACCATCGGCACGCGCTTCGGGGGCATCCCGAGCGAGCTGCCGTCCCTGGTAGTGCCTTCCCTGGACTGGGCCTCGCTCAGGGCTTTGATGCCGGACGCCATGACCATCGCCCTGCTGGCCGGTATCGAATCGCTCTTGTGCTGCGTGGTGTCCGACGGCATGACCGGCGACCGGCACGACTCCTCCATGGAGCTTCTGGCCCAGGGCACGGCCAACATCGCCTCGGTGCTGTTCGGCGGCATCCCCGCCACAGGGGCCGTGGCCCGCACCGTGACCAGCATCAAGTCCGGGGCGGTGTCGCCCGTTGCCGGATGCATCCACGCCGTGGTCCTGGTGGTGTTCGTGCTAGCCGCCGCGCCCGTTGCCTCGGCCATTCCGCTGTCCAGCCTGGCGGCGGTGCTCCTGGTTGTGGCCTACGACATGAGCGAATACCGCAAGTTCGCAAGGCTGCTGCGTGCGCCGCGCTCCGACGTGGCCGTGCTGGTGACTACCTTCGCCCTGACGGTGCTCATCGACCTGACCGTGGCGGTCTACGTGGGCGTGCTCCTGGCGGCGCTTTTGTTCATGCGGCGCATGAGCGAGATGACCGAGATCTGCTCCTGCAGTCTGCCGCAGAGCGACAACCTGGATGAACGGGTCCGCATGGCCGACATCTCCGCCGGCGGAGAGGACGCGGCCTATTCCAAGGAGTCCTGCCCCCTGCCCACCGGACAGTCCCTCTTGGAGGAAGGAATCCAGGTCTACGAGATCGACGGTCCCTTCTTCTTCGGCATCGCGGACCGCTTCCAGGACATCCTGGACGTGGTTTCAGGGAAGCCCAGGGTGTTCATATTGGACGTGTCCCATGCGCAAACAATCGATTCTACGGGCGTCAATGCTCTCGAAGGCTTTGTGAAGAAATGCAAGTCACGAGGAATCGAACTCTATCTCGCCGGAGACAGGGATCATTTCAAGGCGACGTTGCAGCGTTTCGGAACCGACGTCCTGATTGGATGGGATCATATGGTGGATTCCGTCGCCGAGGCATTGTTGATCGCGTCCTACAAGGGGCGTTACGACGCACGCAAGGATGGTCCTGCGGCACAGGCGTAG